One Glycine max cultivar Williams 82 chromosome 4, Glycine_max_v4.0, whole genome shotgun sequence DNA segment encodes these proteins:
- the LOC102662789 gene encoding uncharacterized protein, protein MRERNKGVEDQSYTNDMDCYYYSTSEFTPCKKHPSSSSSSVGICAYCLKDRLVKLVCSDCGEQRLSSCPCSDEMASSHRNSCTVEVGSVGRVSFLIENENNNESTPVVLQRLNHNNKAEEDNNNDEDEVVVLRRSSSSCVEIKRHHHGGDGFWRIGKLFRKKKDQKGCRRSVVGFDERNSEMWVVDHQGGVSRSRSLCSFRGGGLFGSEDGGDSVLSGARSSISAARSSGVNMLESGRRSGYSEAEPRRSGFDGVERRDFLFDSYESGNDLKGGVKKGGLMDGGGDGGGFYGGVNRRVFSLRESDFKGMDESSFIDLKLDYSSESKHEFSAAKMSNNMGGDTFSSFRNGNFMPHDVGGGSYGGLVGDGVLTNGGSCRLTVNDRGIKRGRKSMKGWRWIFRYHSNWGSSRKRDEDFMFKA, encoded by the coding sequence ATGAGGGAGAGGAACAAAGGTGTGGAAGATCAGTCTTACACCAATGACATGGATTGCTACTACTACTCCACCTCTGAATTCACACCATGTAAGAAacacccttcttcttcttcttcttctgttggTATATGTGCTTATTGTCTCAAGGACCGTTTGGTCAAGCTTGTGTGTTCTGATTGTGGGGAGCAAAGGCTTTCTTCATGTCCTTGCTCTGATGAGATGGCCTCTTCGCACCGCAACTCATGCACTGTTGAGGTGGGGAGTGTTGGGAGGGTCTCATTCCTCATTGAGAATGAGAATAACAATGAGAGTACCCCAGTGGTTCTTCAGCGTTTGAATCACAATAACAAGGCCGAGGAGGATAATAATAATGACGAGGATGAGGTTGTGGTGCTGAGGAGGAGCAGCAGCAGCTGTGTTGAGATCAAGAGGCATCATCATGGTGGTGATGGGTTTTGGAGAATTGGGAAGCTTTTTCGGAAGAAAAAGGATCAGAAGGGTTGTCGCAGAAGTGTTGTTGGGTTTGACGAGAGGAATAGTGAGATGTGGGTGGTGGATCATCAAGGGGGGGTGTCTAGGTCAAGGTCACTATGCAGCTTCAGGGGTGGAGGGCTATTTGGATCTGAGGATGGTGGTGATTCAGTGTTGTCAGGTGCTAGAAGCTCAATTTCTGCAGCTAGGAGTTCTGGTGTTAATATGTTGGAATCTGGAAGAAGAAGTGGATACAGTGAAGCTGAGCCAAGAAGGAGTGGTTTTGATGGAGTAGAGAGGAGGGATTTCTTGTTTGATAGTTATGAAAGTGGAAATGATCTCAAAGGTGGTGTGAAAAAGGGTGGACTAATGGATGGTGGTGGAGATGGTGGTGGATTCTACGGTGGGGTAAATAGGCGTGTGTTTTCACTCAGAGAGAGTGATTTCAAAGGCATGGATGAGTCAAGCTTTATTGACTTGAAGCTTGATTACTCATCAGAATCAAAGCACGAGTTTTCTGCTGCAAAGATGAGCAACAATATGGGGGGTGatactttctcttctttcagaAATGGGAATTTCATGCCACATGATGTTGGTGGAGGTTCTTATGGAGGGTTGGTAGGGGATGGAGTTTTAACCAATGGAGGGTCATGTAGACTCACTGTGAATGACAGAGGAATCAAGAGGGGAAGGAAAAGCATGAAGGGTTGGAGGTGGATTTTCAGATACCATTCAAATTGGGGAAGCTCAAGGAAAAGAGATGAAGACTTTATGTTCAAAGCATGA